One genomic segment of Nitrospira sp. includes these proteins:
- a CDS encoding helix-turn-helix transcriptional regulator encodes MAEPTIHFLVKQARERAHLTHRQLAARLGCAHSHIIQIEREVALSRSGTGDGGKRGKTEKGLLPSAELIRKIAEVCARNKEEEQVLVQRLLLARSREVVPIEIRPFVSEQVLLPMSERFRTRVLADVAASGRGSLQEIGVRLGVGERLELVLSGVGRLSALEVAGLASQLGQSVEEYLLMADYVSERAGRLFAQYPGCISLLEMLVQLKPETKQEIEQFRVAMEKLSQKSTSPVVAG; translated from the coding sequence ATGGCGGAACCTACGATTCACTTCTTAGTGAAGCAAGCCCGGGAGCGGGCTCATCTTACACACCGTCAACTGGCTGCTCGTCTGGGATGTGCCCACAGCCACATTATTCAAATCGAACGAGAAGTTGCCCTGTCTCGGTCTGGTACCGGGGATGGCGGCAAGCGGGGCAAGACCGAGAAGGGGCTCTTGCCCAGTGCGGAACTGATTCGGAAAATTGCTGAAGTCTGCGCGCGCAACAAAGAGGAAGAACAGGTCCTGGTACAACGCCTGCTCCTCGCACGTTCGCGTGAGGTGGTTCCTATTGAGATCCGTCCTTTTGTCTCTGAGCAAGTCTTGCTCCCGATGTCAGAACGTTTCCGAACGCGGGTACTGGCCGATGTGGCTGCGTCGGGGCGTGGCTCTCTTCAGGAAATAGGCGTGCGTCTTGGGGTGGGAGAGCGATTAGAGCTGGTGTTATCCGGAGTAGGTCGCTTGTCGGCGCTGGAAGTGGCAGGGCTTGCGAGCCAGCTTGGTCAGTCGGTTGAGGAGTATTTGCTTATGGCGGACTACGTTTCGGAACGCGCGGGTCGTTTATTTGCTCAGTATCCTGGCTGTATTAGTCTGTTGGAAATGTTGGTTCAGTTGAAGCCCGAGACGAAACAGGAAATTGAGCAGTTTCGTGTTGCGATGGAAAAGCTCTCTCAGAAATCTACGTCCCCAGTCGTGGCAGGCTAA